One region of Hoeflea sp. 108 genomic DNA includes:
- a CDS encoding AraC family transcriptional regulator, translating to MQRLSTYDVPARDRLSYLHDFVARHVAGLRFKPADSDTFAFDLAAYFLDERTTVGTACYSAVLGQRPKDLLAVDGRQDYLMTIHTADYEVAMEGKSPLVIKAGDITLVNEGEAMAFALPATLLKVVSLDEARLAAIAPRVRMHALHHIPAEAAGASLLTGYADLLRAASPETDTGRRLAGSHLYDLAALVIQGAGADAAEQVRPSLGAARLELVKTDILRHLADPEFGVADVARRHGVTPRYIQRLFGQEGLTFSEFLRDARLDAAYNALGSAGSRAATVSAIAFDAGFGDLSHFNRVFRQRFGATPRDIRAATLRRCQ from the coding sequence ATGCAGCGACTGTCGACCTACGACGTTCCGGCACGCGACCGCCTGTCCTATCTGCACGACTTCGTCGCCCGCCACGTCGCCGGACTGCGCTTCAAGCCGGCCGACAGCGACACCTTCGCCTTCGATCTCGCGGCCTATTTTCTCGACGAGCGGACCACAGTGGGCACCGCCTGCTATTCGGCTGTGCTCGGCCAGCGCCCCAAGGACCTTCTGGCTGTCGACGGACGCCAGGACTATCTGATGACCATCCACACCGCCGACTATGAGGTGGCGATGGAGGGCAAGAGCCCGCTGGTCATCAAGGCCGGCGACATCACCCTGGTCAACGAAGGCGAGGCCATGGCCTTTGCCCTGCCGGCGACGCTGCTGAAGGTCGTGTCGCTCGACGAGGCGCGACTGGCAGCGATCGCGCCGCGCGTGAGGATGCATGCCCTGCACCACATTCCCGCCGAAGCGGCGGGCGCAAGCCTCCTGACGGGTTATGCCGACCTGCTGCGGGCGGCCTCGCCGGAGACCGACACGGGACGCCGGCTGGCCGGCAGCCACCTCTACGATCTCGCCGCCCTGGTAATCCAGGGCGCCGGCGCAGACGCTGCCGAACAGGTGCGGCCGAGCCTCGGCGCGGCACGGCTCGAACTGGTGAAGACCGACATCCTGCGCCATCTGGCCGACCCGGAGTTCGGCGTCGCCGACGTCGCCAGGCGCCACGGCGTCACGCCGCGCTACATCCAGCGCCTGTTCGGCCAGGAGGGACTGACCTTCTCCGAATTCCTGCGCGATGCCCGCCTCGACGCCGCCTACAACGCTCTCGGAAGCGCGGGATCACGAGCGGCAACGGTATCGGCCATCGCCTTCGACGCCGGTTTCGGCGACCTGTCCCATTTCAACCGCGTCTTCCGCCAGCGATTTGGCGCCACGCCACGCGACATCAGAGCGGCCACCCTGCGCCGCTGCCAATAA
- the choV gene encoding choline ABC transporter ATP-binding protein — translation MNVAVDFKNVDIVFGADSSASLAMLDKGATRAEILEKTGNVLGCAGANLTVNEGEISVLMGLSGSGKSTLLRAVNRLNIVSRGSVMVKDGDRMVDVVSCDEPTLRRLRQHQVAMVFQQFGLLPWRTVEENVGLGLELAGMPEAERKQKVGKQLDLVNLTPWAKKYAHELSGGMQQRVGLARAFATEAPILLMDEPFSALDPLIRTKLQDELLQLQKTLKKTIIFVSHDLEEALKIGNTITIMEGGRIVQSGAPEDIVLRPANDYVRDFIANVNPLSVLTAWNVMRDRRDLETAGEDGWLWLDRRKTTRFKIDGQGLVTAAERNGQPAVWVSVDEIERVPEDAAQVFWAKPGTSLKLVMLAMHRSQTSPVALFDDQSRFVGAIGVRDVLSAVLRR, via the coding sequence ATGAACGTTGCCGTTGATTTCAAGAATGTCGACATCGTCTTCGGTGCGGACAGTTCAGCCTCGCTCGCCATGCTCGACAAGGGCGCAACGCGCGCCGAGATCCTGGAAAAGACCGGCAATGTGCTGGGCTGCGCGGGCGCCAACCTCACCGTCAACGAGGGCGAGATTTCCGTCCTGATGGGCCTGTCCGGTTCGGGCAAGTCGACGCTGCTGCGCGCCGTCAACCGCCTCAACATCGTCTCGCGCGGCTCCGTCATGGTCAAGGACGGCGACAGGATGGTGGACGTCGTCTCGTGCGACGAGCCGACCCTTCGCCGCCTGCGCCAGCATCAGGTCGCCATGGTGTTCCAGCAGTTCGGCCTTTTGCCCTGGCGCACGGTCGAGGAAAATGTCGGCCTCGGCCTCGAACTTGCGGGCATGCCGGAAGCCGAGCGCAAGCAGAAGGTCGGCAAGCAGCTCGACCTCGTCAACCTGACGCCATGGGCGAAGAAATACGCCCATGAGCTTTCGGGCGGCATGCAGCAGCGCGTCGGCCTTGCCCGTGCCTTCGCCACCGAAGCGCCAATCCTTCTGATGGACGAGCCGTTCTCGGCGCTCGATCCGCTTATCCGCACCAAGCTGCAGGACGAGCTGCTGCAACTGCAGAAGACGCTGAAGAAGACGATTATCTTCGTCAGCCACGATCTCGAGGAAGCGCTCAAGATCGGCAACACCATCACCATCATGGAAGGCGGACGCATCGTCCAGTCGGGCGCGCCCGAGGATATCGTGCTCCGGCCGGCCAACGACTATGTCCGCGACTTCATCGCCAATGTGAACCCGCTGTCGGTGCTGACGGCATGGAACGTCATGCGCGACCGCCGCGACCTGGAGACGGCAGGCGAGGATGGCTGGCTCTGGCTCGACCGGCGCAAGACCACGCGCTTCAAGATCGACGGCCAGGGGCTGGTGACTGCGGCCGAACGCAACGGCCAGCCGGCCGTCTGGGTTTCGGTCGACGAGATCGAGCGCGTGCCGGAGGATGCGGCGCAGGTGTTCTGGGCCAAGCCCGGCACCTCGCTCAAGCTGGTCATGCTCGCCATGCACCGCTCGCAGACGTCGCCCGTGGCGCTGTTCGACGACCAGTCGCGCTTCGTCGGCGCCATCGGCGTGCGCGACGTCCTGAGCGCCGTGCTCAGGCGCTAG
- a CDS encoding DUF1428 family protein, whose translation MSYVDGFVVAVPKANIEAYKTLAATAGKVWREHGALAYVECIGDDVPLGELTSFPRAVQARDDEIVVFSWVRYRSREERDEVMKKVMADDRMKSDPSTWPFDGKRMIFGGFVPFLDV comes from the coding sequence ATGTCTTATGTCGACGGATTCGTGGTCGCAGTGCCCAAGGCAAACATCGAGGCCTACAAGACCCTGGCCGCCACGGCCGGCAAGGTCTGGAGGGAACATGGCGCGCTCGCTTATGTCGAATGCATCGGCGACGATGTTCCCCTTGGCGAACTGACCTCCTTCCCGCGCGCCGTGCAGGCCAGGGATGACGAGATCGTCGTTTTTTCCTGGGTCCGTTATCGCTCCCGCGAGGAACGCGACGAGGTCATGAAGAAAGTCATGGCCGATGACCGCATGAAGAGCGATCCCTCGACATGGCCGTTCGACGGCAAGCGCATGATCTTTGGCGGCTTCGTGCCGTTCCTCGACGTGTAG
- a CDS encoding thymidine kinase: MAKLYFHYATMNAGKTTMLLQASYNYRERGMNTMLFVAGHYRKGDKGYISSRIGLEAGAEMFRGGDDLFARIAEHHKHSTVHCVFVDEAQFLEEEQAWQLARVADRLGIPVMCYGLRTDFQGNLFSGSRALLAIADDLREVRTICRCGRKATMVVRLGPDGKVAKQGEQVAIGKDVYVSLCRRHWEEEMGRAQPDDFIGFAS, from the coding sequence ATGGCCAAGCTCTACTTCCACTACGCGACCATGAATGCCGGCAAGACGACCATGCTCCTGCAGGCGTCCTACAACTATCGCGAGCGCGGCATGAACACGATGCTGTTCGTCGCCGGCCACTACCGCAAGGGCGACAAAGGCTACATCTCCTCGCGCATCGGGCTTGAGGCGGGCGCCGAGATGTTCCGCGGCGGCGACGACCTGTTCGCCCGCATCGCCGAGCATCACAAGCACTCGACGGTGCATTGCGTGTTCGTCGACGAGGCGCAGTTCCTGGAAGAAGAGCAGGCCTGGCAGCTGGCGCGCGTTGCCGACAGGCTGGGCATCCCGGTCATGTGCTACGGCCTGCGCACCGATTTCCAGGGCAATCTGTTCTCGGGCTCGCGGGCGCTGCTGGCGATTGCCGACGACCTGCGCGAAGTGCGCACCATCTGCCGCTGCGGCCGCAAGGCGACGATGGTGGTAAGGCTCGGGCCCGACGGCAAGGTGGCCAAGCAAGGCGAGCAGGTGGCAATCGGGAAGGACGTCTATGTGTCGCTGTGCCGGCGTCATTGGGAAGAAGAGATGGGCCGCGCCCAGCCCGACGACTTCATCGGCTTTGCGTCCTGA
- a CDS encoding YdcH family protein gives MSNTPHTLGEEFPGKLDAIHALKADNADFARILGEYDQVNDEIHRAETKIEPVSEEHETSLRKRRLALKDAIAGALAAN, from the coding sequence ATGTCGAACACGCCCCACACGCTCGGCGAAGAATTTCCCGGCAAGCTCGACGCCATCCACGCGCTGAAGGCCGACAACGCCGATTTCGCCCGTATCCTCGGAGAATACGACCAGGTCAACGACGAGATCCATCGCGCCGAGACCAAGATCGAGCCAGTGAGCGAGGAACACGAAACGTCGCTGCGCAAGCGACGGCTGGCGCTCAAGGATGCCATCGCAGGCGCCCTCGCCGCGAACTGA
- the choX gene encoding choline ABC transporter substrate-binding protein: MSRMKALAAVIGVSTFLTASAAFAADPASCKTVRLSDVGWTDIQATTGLASVLLTALGYEPQVIQLSVPVTYASLKNKDLDVFLGNWMPSMTNDIKDYTADGSVETIGENLTGAGYGIVVPTYVADAGVKTLTDLGKFKDKFGGKIYGIEAGNDGNRIILDMIKNPADNLEGFELVESSEAGMLTQAEQSMKSNEWIAFLGWTPHPVMGEMKITYLDGMGDSGFGAATVSTNVRKGYVQECPNVGKFLSNLKFNLEMEGVMMDAILKGGNANDVAKDWLKAHADAATPWLAGVTTFDGGDAAAAVKAALAN, encoded by the coding sequence ATGTCGCGCATGAAAGCACTCGCCGCGGTCATCGGCGTGTCGACGTTTCTGACTGCCAGCGCAGCCTTCGCTGCCGATCCGGCCAGCTGCAAGACGGTACGCCTCTCCGACGTCGGCTGGACCGATATCCAGGCAACCACGGGACTTGCCTCGGTTCTGCTCACCGCGCTCGGCTACGAGCCGCAGGTCATCCAGCTGTCGGTGCCCGTCACCTACGCTTCGCTCAAGAACAAGGACCTCGATGTCTTCCTCGGCAACTGGATGCCGTCGATGACCAACGACATCAAGGACTATACTGCCGACGGCTCGGTCGAGACCATTGGCGAGAACCTCACCGGCGCCGGCTACGGCATCGTCGTGCCGACCTATGTCGCGGATGCCGGCGTCAAGACGCTGACCGACCTCGGCAAATTCAAGGACAAGTTCGGCGGCAAGATCTACGGCATCGAAGCCGGCAATGACGGCAACCGCATCATCCTCGACATGATCAAGAACCCGGCCGACAATCTCGAAGGCTTCGAGCTGGTCGAATCGTCGGAAGCCGGCATGCTGACCCAGGCCGAGCAGTCGATGAAGAGCAACGAGTGGATCGCCTTCCTCGGCTGGACGCCGCATCCTGTTATGGGTGAGATGAAGATCACCTATCTCGACGGCATGGGCGACTCGGGCTTCGGTGCAGCCACCGTCAGCACCAACGTCCGCAAGGGTTATGTCCAGGAATGCCCTAACGTCGGCAAGTTCCTCTCCAACCTCAAGTTCAACCTTGAGATGGAAGGCGTCATGATGGATGCCATCCTCAAGGGCGGCAACGCCAACGACGTCGCCAAGGATTGGCTCAAGGCCCATGCCGACGCCGCCACCCCGTGGCTCGCCGGCGTCACCACCTTCGACGGCGGCGATGCTGCTGCGGCGGTCAAGGCGGCGCTTGCCAACTGA
- the choW gene encoding choline ABC transporter permease subunit: MDPVSSLLAAYKIPIGAWGKAFFTFLTDNFNAIFRGFSGGLNFVLNGLVDGLLFVPPVLVVAAIALLAWYLQRSRALAVGVALGLLFIINQGLWKQTVETLVLVVAAAAASMAIGVPLGIWAAHKPKVYRFMLPVLDLMQTLPTFVYLIPVLTLFGLGNAPGLIVTIIFVIPTAVRLTHLGVVSVPTSIIEAGQAFGATKRQLLWKVELPAALPTIMAGLTQCIMLSLSMVVFAALIGAGGLGTEINRALGSRKIDLGLEAGLAIVVLAIVLDRMTRIGVGGKK; encoded by the coding sequence ATGGATCCGGTATCAAGCTTGCTGGCCGCCTACAAGATTCCGATCGGAGCCTGGGGCAAGGCGTTCTTCACCTTCCTCACCGACAATTTCAACGCCATCTTCCGGGGCTTCTCCGGCGGTCTCAACTTCGTCCTCAACGGGCTGGTCGACGGGCTGCTGTTCGTGCCGCCGGTGCTGGTCGTGGCGGCCATCGCACTGCTTGCCTGGTATCTGCAGCGCTCGAGGGCGCTTGCCGTCGGCGTGGCGCTCGGGCTTCTGTTCATCATCAACCAGGGCCTGTGGAAGCAGACGGTCGAAACGCTGGTGCTGGTCGTCGCCGCTGCCGCCGCCTCGATGGCGATCGGCGTGCCGCTCGGCATCTGGGCGGCGCACAAGCCCAAGGTCTACCGCTTCATGCTGCCGGTTCTCGACCTGATGCAGACGCTGCCGACCTTCGTCTACCTCATCCCGGTACTCACGCTCTTCGGCCTCGGCAATGCTCCTGGCCTGATCGTCACCATCATCTTCGTCATCCCGACCGCTGTGCGGCTCACTCATCTCGGCGTCGTCTCGGTGCCGACGTCGATCATCGAGGCCGGTCAGGCCTTCGGTGCGACGAAGCGCCAGCTCCTGTGGAAGGTCGAGCTGCCGGCGGCCCTGCCGACCATCATGGCGGGCCTTACCCAGTGCATCATGCTGTCGCTGTCGATGGTGGTGTTCGCCGCGCTCATCGGCGCCGGCGGCCTCGGCACCGAAATCAACCGTGCGCTCGGTTCGCGCAAGATCGACCTCGGGCTTGAAGCGGGCCTTGCCATCGTGGTGCTCGCCATCGTCCTCGACCGCATGACGCGCATCGGCGTGGGAGGCAAGAAATGA
- a CDS encoding serine hydrolase, protein MKRRAFLVLAGLAPFASQALAQQDAAPPVPLATLLDDAARLENLKAVIVARGGKVLAERGYRGNSPDTSTNIKSASKSVISLLVGIAIDRKVLTGVDERIAPILGRDFPAERDPRLDRITVGNLLSMQSGLDRTSGPNYGRWVASRNWVRFVLAQPFVDDPGGGMLYSTGSSHLLSAILTRKTGRSTLDLARDWLAPVKDFRIGGWDRDPQGIYLGGNQMAMSTRSLLAFGELYRNGGVTPEGERIVSPEWIEASWVPRTNSVFSGDGYGYGWFLRRIGGEDVRYAWGFGGQMLYIVPSLGLTVAMTSDDGNPSAQSGYRDQLHGLLAEVIASVRNAPAKTKEG, encoded by the coding sequence ATGAAGCGCCGCGCGTTCCTTGTCCTGGCCGGATTGGCTCCCTTTGCATCGCAGGCGCTGGCGCAGCAGGATGCCGCGCCGCCCGTGCCGTTGGCGACATTGCTTGACGACGCTGCCAGGCTGGAAAACCTCAAGGCCGTGATCGTCGCACGCGGCGGCAAGGTGCTCGCCGAGCGCGGCTATCGCGGCAACTCGCCCGACACGTCCACCAACATCAAGTCGGCGTCGAAGTCGGTCATCTCGCTTCTGGTCGGCATCGCCATCGACCGCAAGGTGCTGACGGGTGTCGACGAGCGGATCGCTCCGATCCTCGGCCGCGACTTCCCCGCCGAGCGCGACCCGCGTCTCGACCGGATCACCGTCGGAAACCTCTTGTCGATGCAATCAGGGCTCGACCGCACGTCGGGTCCGAACTATGGCCGCTGGGTCGCCAGCCGCAACTGGGTCCGCTTCGTGCTGGCCCAGCCCTTCGTCGACGACCCCGGCGGCGGCATGCTCTATTCGACCGGCTCATCGCACCTGCTTTCGGCGATCCTCACCCGAAAGACGGGGCGCTCGACGCTCGACCTTGCCCGCGACTGGCTGGCGCCGGTCAAGGATTTCCGCATCGGTGGCTGGGATCGCGATCCGCAGGGCATCTATCTCGGCGGCAACCAGATGGCGATGAGCACCCGTTCGCTGCTGGCCTTCGGCGAGCTTTACCGCAATGGCGGTGTCACGCCGGAGGGCGAGCGCATCGTCTCGCCTGAATGGATCGAGGCGTCCTGGGTGCCGCGCACCAACTCGGTCTTCTCTGGCGACGGCTATGGCTATGGCTGGTTCCTGCGCCGGATCGGCGGCGAGGACGTGCGTTATGCCTGGGGCTTTGGCGGCCAGATGCTCTATATCGTGCCGTCGCTGGGGCTGACCGTCGCCATGACCTCCGACGACGGCAATCCCTCGGCGCAGTCGGGCTATCGCGACCAGCTCCACGGCCTGCTCGCGGAGGTGATCGCCTCGGTGCGCAATGCACCCGCCAAAACGAAAGAGGGCTGA